One genomic region from Oceanicoccus sp. KOV_DT_Chl encodes:
- the fliQ gene encoding flagellar biosynthesis protein FliQ, with protein MTPEVVVDLFREALSLVILIVCIMVVPSLLVGLVISVFQAATQINEQTLSFLPRLLTTIGMLIIAGSFILSELIDFTTRLVTSLPNLIG; from the coding sequence ATGACACCTGAAGTGGTAGTGGATTTGTTTCGCGAAGCGTTATCGTTGGTTATTTTGATCGTGTGCATTATGGTGGTGCCCAGTTTGTTAGTGGGGTTGGTGATTAGTGTTTTTCAAGCGGCGACTCAAATTAACGAGCAAACATTAAGTTTTTTACCGCGCCTGCTCACCACTATTGGTATGTTAATTATTGCCGGTTCGTTTATTCTGAGCGAATTAATCGATTTTACCACTCGTTTGGTGACCAGCTTGCCGAACCTGATTGGTTGA
- the fliP gene encoding flagellar type III secretion system pore protein FliP (The bacterial flagellar biogenesis protein FliP forms a type III secretion system (T3SS)-type pore required for flagellar assembly.), whose product MKKQLSNWLLLILLIFPVSLLAQTNSSLQSVTQVATSAVPGIPAMTVTTNASGGQEYTVTLQILAIMTVLTLLPAFLMMMTAFTRVIIVFAILRQAIGLQSTPSNQIILGLSLFLTIFIMMPVFEQVNEQALQPYMTEEITSLEAVELASAPFHTFMLSQTRETDLDLFMRISNTTDVQTPQDTPFFVLAPAFLTSELKTAFQMGFVLFIPFLVLDLIVASVLMAMGMMMLSPIIISLPFKIMLFVLVDGWAMIIGTLAASYGY is encoded by the coding sequence TTGAAAAAACAATTATCAAATTGGTTGCTATTAATATTGCTGATCTTTCCGGTATCGCTATTGGCACAAACCAATAGTTCGCTGCAGTCAGTGACTCAAGTTGCAACGAGTGCTGTACCAGGTATTCCGGCGATGACTGTGACGACCAACGCCAGTGGTGGTCAGGAATATACAGTCACGCTGCAGATCCTCGCGATCATGACAGTGCTAACACTGTTGCCCGCTTTTTTAATGATGATGACAGCATTTACCCGGGTGATTATTGTGTTTGCTATTTTGCGACAGGCGATAGGTTTGCAGAGTACGCCCTCTAATCAAATTATTTTGGGGTTGTCGTTGTTTCTGACCATCTTCATTATGATGCCAGTGTTCGAGCAAGTGAATGAGCAGGCTTTACAGCCTTATATGACGGAAGAAATAACGTCTCTGGAGGCGGTGGAGCTGGCATCAGCGCCGTTTCACACATTTATGCTGTCGCAAACCCGGGAAACAGATTTGGATTTGTTTATGCGTATTTCTAATACAACCGATGTACAAACCCCTCAGGACACGCCGTTTTTTGTGCTGGCTCCAGCCTTTCTGACCAGTGAATTAAAAACGGCGTTTCAGATGGGGTTTGTATTATTCATCCCTTTTTTGGTGCTCGATTTAATTGTTGCGTCGGTATTGATGGCAATGGGTATGATGATGTTGTCGCCCATTATTATTTCGCTGCCATTTAAAATTATGCTGTTTGTATTGGTGGATGGCTGGGCAATGATTATTGGTACTTTGGCAGCTAGTTATGGTTACTGA
- the fliO gene encoding flagellar biosynthetic protein FliO: protein MLCRQWLTALLLSVLSTQLAADEPSAMSVSDNVKSAEGVVADSVPAVAADPDLKKSSLYPSLLASNAANNAKKSTAVGSGLVTADPIKVVGGLLFVVAIIFLVAWLMRRLGAIPAFTGQTMRVVSALSVGTREKIILVDVAGQQILLGVAPGRVNHLQTFEQAVITPASNTQPNTGDFAKTIRKLLHPATEQQVGSSNDSAGKLS, encoded by the coding sequence ATGTTATGCCGACAGTGGTTAACGGCATTATTATTGAGTGTGCTAAGCACCCAGCTGGCTGCTGATGAACCTTCAGCTATGTCCGTTTCCGATAATGTGAAATCAGCAGAGGGTGTGGTTGCCGATTCGGTACCAGCAGTAGCTGCCGACCCTGATCTCAAAAAATCGTCCTTGTATCCATCTCTGCTTGCTAGCAATGCTGCCAATAACGCAAAAAAATCGACGGCTGTTGGTTCTGGTTTAGTTACCGCTGATCCGATTAAAGTTGTTGGCGGTTTGCTATTTGTCGTTGCCATTATATTTTTGGTGGCCTGGTTGATGCGTCGCCTCGGTGCTATCCCTGCCTTTACCGGGCAAACCATGCGAGTCGTTTCAGCATTGTCAGTGGGCACTCGTGAAAAAATTATTTTAGTCGATGTTGCTGGCCAACAAATTTTGTTGGGAGTGGCCCCCGGTAGAGTCAATCATCTGCAAACATTTGAACAAGCGGTGATAACGCCTGCGTCCAATACGCAACCAAATACAGGAGATTTTGCCAAAACCATTAGAAAATTATTGCATCCAGCCACTGAGCAGCAGGTAGGTAGCAGCAATGATAGTGCAGGTAAGCTGTCGTGA
- the fliN gene encoding flagellar motor switch protein FliN, with translation MSDDDNDVNQDEMADEWAAAMSEQGDDGQDDIDAMLEQANAEPDVKKAPMTEFSASSAAAVEGAPDLDVIMDIPIKISMEVGNTEISIRNLLQLNQGSVIELDRLAGEPLDVLVNGTLIAHGEVVVVNEKFGIRMTDVISPSERIKKLR, from the coding sequence ATGAGTGATGATGATAATGATGTGAACCAGGACGAGATGGCCGATGAATGGGCTGCGGCAATGTCAGAGCAGGGCGATGACGGGCAGGATGATATTGATGCGATGTTGGAGCAGGCCAATGCTGAACCTGACGTCAAAAAAGCACCGATGACGGAATTTAGTGCATCCTCTGCCGCGGCGGTTGAAGGTGCGCCGGACCTCGATGTCATTATGGATATCCCGATCAAAATTTCAATGGAAGTGGGGAATACCGAGATTAGTATCCGTAATTTATTGCAATTAAATCAGGGTTCGGTGATTGAATTGGATCGTTTGGCGGGTGAGCCTTTGGATGTGTTGGTTAACGGCACGTTGATTGCTCATGGTGAGGTAGTTGTGGTCAATGAAAAATTCGGCATTCGGATGACGGATGTTATTAGTCCGTCAGAACGCATTAAGAAGTTACGGTAA
- the fliM gene encoding flagellar motor switch protein FliM yields the protein MQDLLSQDEIDALLHGVDEGDVDTETDVEDGSAQSYDLTSQDRIVRGRMPTLEMINERFARYTRISLFNLLRRTADVAVGGIQIQKFGEYVHTLYVPTSLNMIKMRPLRGTGLVILDAKLVFKLVDNFFGGDGRHAKIEGREFTPTELRVVEMVLREAFVDLKEAWKAILPIEFEFVNAEVNPSMANIVSPSEVVVVSTFHVELDGGGGDMHITLPYSMIEPIRETLDAGLQTDVDDVDDRWVTSLREDIMSATVDIDCCIAEKELTVRDLMDLQVGDVIPVEIPEKIVVTANGVPLLHSKLGQSKGNLALQILGRIPRK from the coding sequence GTGCAAGATCTATTATCTCAAGATGAAATTGATGCGCTGTTACACGGTGTCGACGAAGGTGATGTCGATACCGAGACCGATGTAGAGGATGGCAGTGCGCAATCGTATGACCTGACGAGTCAGGATCGAATCGTCCGTGGTCGCATGCCTACATTGGAGATGATTAACGAACGCTTTGCTCGCTACACCCGTATCAGTTTATTCAATTTATTGCGTCGTACTGCCGATGTCGCTGTGGGTGGTATTCAAATACAAAAGTTTGGCGAGTATGTACACACGCTGTATGTACCTACTAGTTTGAACATGATCAAAATGCGCCCATTGCGTGGCACCGGTTTGGTAATTCTTGATGCCAAATTGGTTTTTAAGTTAGTGGATAACTTTTTTGGTGGTGATGGCCGGCACGCTAAAATTGAAGGTCGGGAATTTACTCCCACAGAGTTGCGTGTTGTAGAAATGGTATTGCGCGAGGCTTTTGTTGATTTGAAAGAGGCGTGGAAGGCGATACTGCCGATCGAATTTGAGTTTGTGAATGCGGAAGTCAATCCTTCTATGGCTAATATAGTTAGCCCCAGCGAAGTTGTCGTAGTGAGCACCTTTCATGTCGAGTTAGATGGCGGAGGTGGCGATATGCATATTACCTTACCGTACTCGATGATTGAGCCTATTCGTGAAACGTTGGATGCAGGATTACAGACCGATGTTGATGATGTTGATGACCGTTGGGTAACGTCATTGCGTGAAGATATTATGAGTGCAACGGTGGATATTGACTGTTGTATTGCAGAAAAAGAATTGACTGTAAGGGATCTAATGGATTTGCAGGTCGGTGATGTGATTCCCGTAGAAATTCCTGAAAAAATAGTGGTAACGGCGAATGGTGTGCCGTTGTTACATTCAAAGTTAGGGCAGTCCAAAGGTAATTTGGCGCTGCAAATTTTGGGCCGGATACCGCGTAAATAA
- a CDS encoding flagellar basal body-associated FliL family protein: MAEDNEDQENNEEGAGVKEKKPLNPKVKLIIIIVAALLVVVATVGGTLYMLGFFDTSDSEELEVDEEVAEAVVDNKPSPAMYFPIKPAFIVNYPDKGRQRYLQVEVTVLTRDMDVFNAMQIHSPLIKNRLVMLLGGEVYQELQTAEGKELLRQKVLEAMQGIMEQELGKTGIEEVLFTNFVMQ, from the coding sequence ATGGCTGAAGATAACGAAGATCAGGAAAACAACGAAGAAGGGGCTGGGGTTAAAGAAAAGAAGCCGTTAAACCCTAAGGTAAAGCTCATTATTATCATTGTAGCAGCGCTGTTGGTGGTGGTTGCGACCGTGGGTGGCACGCTCTATATGCTGGGGTTCTTTGATACCAGTGACAGTGAAGAGCTTGAGGTTGACGAAGAGGTGGCGGAGGCCGTAGTTGACAATAAACCGTCACCGGCGATGTACTTCCCAATCAAACCGGCTTTTATCGTTAATTACCCGGATAAAGGACGGCAGCGATATTTACAGGTGGAAGTGACGGTGTTGACCAGAGATATGGATGTGTTTAATGCCATGCAAATTCATTCGCCGCTAATTAAAAACCGCTTGGTTATGTTATTGGGTGGTGAGGTTTATCAGGAATTGCAAACCGCAGAAGGTAAAGAGCTGTTGAGGCAAAAAGTACTGGAAGCGATGCAAGGCATTATGGAGCAGGAACTGGGTAAAACCGGCATTGAAGAAGTTCTATTTACCAACTTTGTCATGCAGTAG
- a CDS encoding Lrp/AsnC family transcriptional regulator: MTVKLDRIDKHILSLMQRNGRISNLELAEQVGLSPTPCSRRVKRLEQSGIIDRHVTLLNPEALGLNLTAMVSIAMDRHTPDRFARFEEKVSEFPEVVECSIVTGQSADFLLKVMVRDMQHYEKFLLGQLTTLEGVTGVHSSFVLRRLVDKTELPL, encoded by the coding sequence ATGACAGTCAAGTTGGACCGTATCGACAAACATATTCTCAGTCTGATGCAGCGTAATGGTCGGATTAGTAATCTGGAGCTGGCCGAGCAAGTAGGTTTGAGTCCTACCCCTTGCTCGCGGCGGGTAAAGCGGCTGGAGCAGTCCGGTATTATTGACCGCCATGTCACGCTGTTGAACCCGGAAGCGCTGGGCTTGAACCTAACTGCAATGGTGAGTATTGCCATGGATCGCCACACTCCAGATCGATTTGCCCGTTTTGAGGAAAAAGTGTCCGAGTTTCCGGAAGTGGTTGAATGCAGTATTGTCACTGGCCAGAGTGCCGACTTTTTATTGAAGGTGATGGTGCGTGATATGCAGCACTATGAAAAGTTTTTGCTGGGGCAGCTCACTACTCTGGAAGGGGTTACTGGTGTGCATTCCAGCTTTGTGCTGCGGCGATTAGTTGATAAGACCGAATTGCCTTTATAG
- a CDS encoding 2-isopropylmalate synthase, which produces MNRFDHRKYQPFPAIHKPDRRWPNQVIQQAPDWCSVDLRDGNQALIEPMSPSQKLEMFQLLVAVGFKQIEVGFPAASQTDFDFVRTIIEQQLVPYDVTIQVLTQARQELIERSFESLAGAKRAIVHLYNSTSTVQREHVFKLDRTAIKAIAVQGAQWVKQCADQHPATEWQFQYSPESFTGTELEYAVEVCDAVNAVWQPTKERPVIINLPATVEVATPNVYADQIEWMCDHIANREAVIISLHTHNDRGCGVAAAELGVMAGADRVEGTLLGNGERTGNMDIITMAMNLYSQGIDPQLDLANMDQIIQVVTHCTQLPIHPRHPYAGELVFTAFSGSHQDAIKKCLQQYQPEDHWQVAYLPIDPADLGRDYQEVIRINSQSGKGGIAYVLEQDYGLQLPRWLQVDFSRHIQHHAEQTAEKFLRMQFTKSSNKPTLISSSP; this is translated from the coding sequence ATGAACCGCTTTGACCACCGTAAATACCAGCCCTTCCCCGCCATCCATAAGCCGGATAGACGCTGGCCCAACCAGGTCATCCAACAGGCACCGGACTGGTGCAGTGTCGATTTGCGCGACGGAAATCAGGCGCTGATCGAGCCCATGAGCCCCAGCCAAAAACTGGAAATGTTCCAGTTGCTGGTCGCAGTAGGGTTTAAACAGATTGAGGTGGGCTTCCCCGCTGCCTCGCAAACAGACTTCGATTTCGTCCGCACGATCATTGAACAACAGCTGGTTCCCTACGATGTCACTATCCAGGTGCTAACTCAGGCGAGACAGGAATTAATTGAACGCAGCTTTGAATCGCTGGCTGGAGCCAAGCGTGCCATCGTGCATTTGTATAATTCCACTTCAACAGTGCAGCGCGAACACGTTTTTAAATTGGATCGAACGGCCATCAAGGCCATTGCCGTGCAAGGCGCACAATGGGTTAAACAATGCGCCGACCAACACCCTGCCACCGAATGGCAATTCCAGTATTCGCCGGAAAGCTTTACCGGCACCGAACTGGAATACGCTGTCGAAGTGTGTGATGCCGTCAATGCAGTGTGGCAGCCGACTAAAGAACGGCCAGTAATCATCAATCTGCCCGCCACGGTTGAAGTCGCCACTCCCAATGTCTATGCCGACCAAATTGAGTGGATGTGCGATCACATCGCCAACCGAGAAGCAGTCATTATCAGCCTGCACACCCACAACGATAGAGGTTGCGGTGTTGCCGCAGCAGAGCTTGGTGTAATGGCCGGCGCTGATCGCGTGGAAGGGACTTTGCTTGGTAATGGTGAACGCACCGGCAATATGGATATCATCACGATGGCAATGAACTTATACAGTCAAGGTATCGATCCTCAATTGGATCTTGCCAATATGGACCAAATCATTCAGGTGGTCACCCACTGCACCCAATTACCCATTCACCCGCGTCACCCCTATGCGGGCGAGTTAGTGTTCACCGCATTTTCCGGTAGCCATCAGGATGCAATCAAAAAATGCCTGCAGCAATATCAACCCGAGGATCATTGGCAAGTGGCTTATTTACCGATTGACCCAGCAGATTTAGGCCGGGATTATCAGGAAGTCATTCGCATCAATAGCCAGTCAGGCAAAGGCGGTATAGCTTATGTGTTAGAGCAAGACTATGGCTTGCAATTACCACGCTGGTTACAAGTAGATTTCAGCCGCCATATCCAGCACCACGCCGAACAAACGGCGGAGAAGTTTCTGCGGATGCAATTTACCAAATCTTCCAACAAACCTACGTTAATCAGCAGCAGCCCTTAA
- a CDS encoding alpha-isopropylmalate synthase regulatory domain-containing protein has product MFQQTYVNQQQPLTLLSYQLKRQDHQDQMTANMTIGGISTVISGQGQGALDALIIGLNKQLATNIFLVDYNEHTLGCNEQANAVAYIQLNIGGQRVCGVGISNDIVEASFYGVLSTLNRADFAGQLLAQVESA; this is encoded by the coding sequence ATCTTCCAACAAACCTACGTTAATCAGCAGCAGCCCTTAACACTGCTTAGCTATCAGTTAAAACGCCAGGATCATCAGGATCAAATGACCGCCAACATGACTATCGGCGGCATTAGCACGGTGATAAGCGGCCAGGGGCAAGGCGCACTGGATGCGTTAATCATCGGTTTAAATAAACAACTAGCCACCAATATATTTTTGGTGGACTACAACGAGCACACGCTAGGCTGTAATGAACAAGCCAATGCTGTTGCCTACATTCAGCTGAATATAGGTGGCCAGCGTGTCTGCGGCGTGGGCATTAGTAACGATATTGTCGAGGCAAGCTTTTATGGCGTGTTAAGTACTTTGAATCGTGCTGATTTTGCCGGACAGTTGTTAGCACAAGTTGAGAGTGCGTAA
- a CDS encoding LysR substrate-binding domain-containing protein, translating into MLTLEEQYSSYHQIEFLCRELGATIARDYEGTSLDALRQMVMMRMGITFLPALYINSEVHQLQGLSIRKVEKLQLYRTHVLAWRINSPNRSFYRQLAELIRTLVKTNLHNAKLNF; encoded by the coding sequence ATACTGACGTTAGAGGAACAATATAGTAGCTATCACCAAATAGAGTTTCTGTGTAGGGAGTTGGGCGCTACTATTGCCAGAGATTACGAGGGCACCAGTCTGGACGCCTTGCGTCAAATGGTAATGATGAGGATGGGAATAACTTTTCTACCTGCGCTTTATATCAATTCTGAAGTGCACCAACTACAAGGCCTGAGCATCAGAAAGGTGGAGAAGTTGCAACTTTATCGCACTCATGTTCTGGCATGGCGAATAAATTCTCCCAATCGTAGTTTTTACAGGCAATTGGCAGAGCTGATACGCACATTAGTAAAAACCAATCTACATAATGCCAAATTGAATTTTTGA
- a CDS encoding LysR family transcriptional regulator: MALATPTIKQLEYFVCLAESTTFRGAAERLNISQPTLTAQIYSLEKTLNLTLIERSRRGASLTPAGRDLLANARQVIEEMRGLVNQAAMINRGPGGTFRVGVSPTVGPYLLPHILPGLQDAYSSLKLYVRENMPKTLEIDLLEGRLDLVLIPLPFDNARFTTEVLFHEPLQLILPEDHQLAKLKQIKPTISAGRIY; this comes from the coding sequence ATGGCACTGGCAACCCCCACAATTAAACAGCTGGAATACTTTGTCTGCTTGGCAGAATCCACGACTTTCCGCGGTGCTGCAGAGCGCCTGAATATCAGTCAGCCGACCCTGACAGCTCAAATCTATAGCCTGGAAAAAACCTTAAATCTAACCTTGATTGAGCGCAGTCGCAGGGGGGCTAGCTTAACGCCTGCAGGTAGGGATTTGCTGGCTAATGCCAGGCAAGTCATTGAGGAGATGCGTGGATTGGTTAATCAAGCGGCGATGATCAATCGCGGGCCAGGAGGCACATTCCGTGTCGGAGTATCCCCTACCGTTGGCCCCTACCTGCTACCTCATATTTTGCCCGGTCTACAGGATGCCTACTCCTCACTGAAACTCTATGTCAGGGAAAATATGCCAAAGACATTAGAAATCGACCTATTGGAGGGTCGACTGGACTTGGTACTGATTCCTCTGCCTTTCGACAACGCTCGCTTTACGACTGAGGTGCTATTTCATGAGCCGCTTCAACTCATTCTTCCTGAGGATCATCAACTGGCTAAGTTAAAACAAATCAAACCCACCATCTCGGCGGGCAGAATATACTGA
- a CDS encoding universal stress protein, which yields MAQSILVVADEQDNLSIEKAHSIASSLDVKLEVVSFLSDLDTVDELQRKQAIETAKQTLDQATSNIFGEHAQVTCNVIVTNDVVDWIMNACKQKKFDFVVKTGHRTESLFHTPMDWHLMRKLPCPILLASNRKWKSKQVIVAAVDLSKEDKQTTDYNNIVLKWAVLLSDVFNCEAHIVYSIPIAKPLLEFDVVDKSEVKKRKQPEAEKRLSSLMTNSDLGDAHTHITAGPPDKTIPHLANELKADLVIMGCVGRKGLKGFLFGNAAENTLHNLRTDILICRSRRAKIRT from the coding sequence GTGGCCCAATCAATACTTGTAGTTGCAGACGAACAAGACAATTTATCGATCGAAAAAGCTCACAGTATTGCCTCTTCTCTAGACGTCAAATTAGAAGTCGTAAGCTTCCTGAGTGATCTGGATACCGTAGACGAATTGCAACGCAAGCAGGCTATCGAAACAGCTAAACAAACTCTGGACCAAGCCACTTCCAACATCTTTGGTGAACACGCACAAGTAACTTGCAATGTAATAGTTACTAATGACGTTGTGGATTGGATAATGAACGCTTGTAAGCAAAAGAAATTTGACTTTGTAGTAAAAACGGGGCATCGAACAGAAAGCCTTTTCCACACCCCGATGGATTGGCATCTGATGCGAAAACTTCCATGCCCCATCCTTTTAGCCAGCAACCGTAAATGGAAGAGTAAACAAGTTATAGTGGCAGCCGTTGATCTGTCAAAGGAAGATAAGCAGACAACAGATTATAATAACATTGTATTGAAGTGGGCTGTCCTTTTGTCCGATGTGTTTAATTGTGAAGCGCATATAGTCTATAGCATTCCGATTGCAAAGCCCCTATTAGAATTTGATGTTGTGGATAAAAGTGAAGTTAAAAAAAGAAAGCAACCCGAAGCAGAAAAACGCCTATCATCGCTAATGACGAATTCTGATTTAGGTGATGCTCATACTCATATCACTGCGGGCCCTCCGGATAAAACCATCCCTCATCTTGCTAATGAATTAAAAGCTGATTTAGTCATCATGGGCTGTGTTGGGCGAAAAGGACTGAAAGGTTTTCTATTCGGTAATGCCGCAGAAAATACCTTGCATAATTTGCGCACCGACATCCTCATTTGTAGAAGTCGTCGAGCCAAAATTAGAACATGA
- a CDS encoding Na+/H+ antiporter subunit E — protein MHITKWAILLSIFWLLLSGMIEPLLLSFGAVSVAVVLLILKRMDEVDQERQQIGTGLRLIRYLPWLIVQIIRSSVQVTKLIWSSSGSVSPSLAIINVKNIPLSSRTLYANSITLTPGTLSVDLVGDELTVHALQKSSIDELERGKMEKKITAIWKEND, from the coding sequence ATGCATATCACTAAATGGGCAATATTACTTTCTATTTTCTGGTTGTTGCTTTCAGGCATGATAGAACCTTTATTGCTGAGCTTTGGTGCAGTATCAGTCGCTGTCGTACTTTTAATTTTGAAACGTATGGATGAAGTCGATCAAGAGCGGCAACAAATCGGTACTGGCCTTCGGCTTATTCGCTATCTTCCATGGCTAATAGTGCAAATTATCCGATCTAGCGTACAAGTAACAAAACTTATTTGGAGTTCATCAGGCAGTGTCTCGCCGAGCTTAGCAATAATTAATGTAAAAAATATCCCCCTAAGCAGTCGCACACTATATGCAAATTCAATAACGTTGACTCCCGGTACATTAAGCGTGGATTTAGTAGGTGATGAGCTAACTGTTCATGCACTACAAAAATCGTCCATTGACGAGTTAGAGAGGGGAAAGATGGAAAAGAAAATTACAGCTATCTGGAAAGAAAATGACTAG
- a CDS encoding monovalent cation/H+ antiporter complex subunit F, with product MTSVYAGVCVAILVVMALALARAFSAPTVYDRILGVNMFGTKTVLFIAVVGYLMGRPDFLDIAIVYALINFIGMVAVLRFLEHTAPLE from the coding sequence ATGACTAGCGTTTATGCAGGCGTGTGTGTTGCTATTTTGGTCGTTATGGCTTTGGCCCTAGCAAGAGCCTTTAGTGCGCCAACGGTTTATGACCGCATACTTGGTGTCAATATGTTTGGCACAAAAACAGTGTTGTTTATCGCAGTTGTTGGTTATTTGATGGGGCGCCCAGATTTTCTTGATATTGCCATTGTTTATGCGCTGATCAACTTTATAGGAATGGTCGCGGTACTTCGATTTTTAGAGCACACCGCACCGCTTGAGTAA
- the mnhG gene encoding monovalent cation/H(+) antiporter subunit G codes for MFILDIASAILLITGAFFGLSGARGVFKFPDFFTRVHAASVTDSIAAILIIGGLLLQTSFDLNTAKLFFILVFLMITSPTASHALAMSARHGGLLTLAEVKEKQQE; via the coding sequence ATGTTTATCTTAGATATTGCTAGTGCTATCTTGCTAATTACAGGCGCGTTTTTTGGATTGAGTGGGGCGAGAGGCGTTTTCAAGTTCCCTGATTTCTTTACGCGCGTGCACGCTGCAAGCGTTACAGACTCTATTGCCGCTATATTGATTATCGGCGGATTACTGCTGCAAACGTCTTTCGACTTAAACACTGCCAAGCTTTTTTTCATTCTGGTCTTTTTAATGATTACTAGTCCAACCGCATCCCATGCACTGGCTATGTCAGCCCGCCATGGAGGCTTACTAACATTGGCCGAAGTGAAAGAAAAACAACAGGAGTAA
- a CDS encoding DUF4040 domain-containing protein yields the protein MGELINLVLLAMLALTALRIIFLKDLFAVVMLFGIYSFLSALIFVNLDAVDVAFTEASVGAGISTVLMLGTLTLTGQKEKQNSHSSVLPLLVVCITGAALIYGTLDMPPFGHPNNPAHEHVAPRYIEDSPKEVGLPNMVTSVLASYRGFDTLGETVVVFAALVGVLALLGVRREEENDLFEPVFKSHFVLHVIAKLIIPLIILFALYVQFHGDFGPGGGFQAGVIAAAAFILYALVFSLPNAFAVIGPKFLQFMASFGVLLYASVGFYSMYKGGQFLDYNKLAVDPIAGQHYGIIIIELGVGITVFAVMLNIFYAFSSQVERSSAQ from the coding sequence ATGGGCGAGTTGATTAATTTAGTGCTGCTAGCAATGCTCGCACTTACCGCTTTGCGGATTATATTCTTAAAAGATTTATTTGCCGTGGTCATGCTGTTTGGCATCTATAGTTTTTTGTCGGCATTGATATTCGTAAATCTTGATGCCGTTGACGTCGCCTTTACAGAGGCGTCAGTTGGTGCCGGCATATCGACTGTCTTAATGCTGGGGACTCTGACGCTAACGGGCCAAAAAGAAAAACAAAATTCACACTCTTCGGTTTTACCGCTGTTGGTTGTATGTATCACCGGCGCAGCGCTGATATATGGCACTCTAGACATGCCTCCTTTTGGCCACCCGAACAACCCCGCGCATGAACATGTTGCCCCTCGCTATATTGAAGATTCGCCAAAAGAAGTTGGGCTACCCAATATGGTGACCTCCGTATTAGCCAGTTACCGGGGCTTTGATACGCTGGGTGAAACGGTTGTTGTGTTTGCTGCTCTAGTTGGTGTCCTCGCATTGCTGGGGGTTCGCAGAGAAGAAGAAAATGACCTATTTGAACCGGTCTTCAAAAGCCATTTCGTACTACACGTTATCGCCAAACTTATCATTCCACTGATAATTCTTTTCGCGCTCTATGTACAGTTTCATGGTGATTTTGGTCCGGGTGGTGGCTTCCAGGCAGGAGTGATTGCAGCTGCAGCGTTTATTTTATACGCCCTTGTTTTTAGTTTACCCAATGCATTCGCCGTCATTGGCCCTAAGTTTTTGCAGTTTATGGCATCTTTTGGTGTTTTACTTTATGCCAGCGTTGGTTTTTACAGCATGTACAAAGGTGGGCAGTTTCTTGATTACAACAAGCTCGCAGTAGATCCTATCGCGGGTCAACACTACGGCATTATCATTATTGAGCTTGGGGTTGGCATTACGGTATTTGCTGTCATGCTGAATATTTTCTATGCCTTTAGTAGCCAAGTAGAGAGGTCAAGCGCTCAGTGA
- a CDS encoding cation:proton antiporter subunit C, with protein MNFILDYYNYWIVVFLMMTGFYIVISASNLVKTIVGLNIFQTSVFMLYISMGKVSGGTAPIVVEGATQYSNPLPHVLILTAIVVGVATTAVGLSLIIRIKRAYGTVDENEFENKDDAI; from the coding sequence GTGAACTTTATTCTTGATTACTACAACTACTGGATCGTCGTATTTTTGATGATGACCGGTTTTTACATTGTTATATCTGCTAGCAATCTTGTTAAAACAATTGTTGGCCTGAATATCTTTCAAACGTCCGTATTCATGCTTTATATCTCAATGGGCAAAGTGAGTGGTGGTACAGCCCCCATTGTCGTAGAAGGCGCCACCCAATATTCAAACCCTCTGCCGCATGTACTCATACTTACCGCAATTGTTGTGGGTGTGGCGACAACGGCGGTGGGGCTTTCACTTATTATTAGGATCAAACGCGCTTATGGCACTGTTGACGAAAATGAATTTGAAAACAAGGATGACGCCATCTGA